From one Caldichromatium japonicum genomic stretch:
- a CDS encoding phosphatase PAP2 family protein, which produces MIATPHHPLKMPWSLLQILRARWLNLSLAFWLGCAALVGVARTYPELDLAVSRLFYTPDTGFTLKGSPWEQGLYRSIPILTLMINLGLIALWWFNRRTGRRWLGLDGRRLAFLLALLILVPGLLVNQTLKTHWGRARPINVIAFGGDQPYTPAFVISVQQGKSFSSGHVAAAAYLMVVAATLAGRRSFWFGMALLYTLAVGAARIVAGGHFLSDVLTSILLVWMGQGVLRTIFLVDWPDESPKVSDAN; this is translated from the coding sequence ATGATTGCAACCCCACACCATCCGCTCAAGATGCCCTGGTCTCTATTACAAATCCTGCGCGCGCGCTGGCTCAATCTCTCCCTGGCGTTTTGGCTGGGTTGCGCAGCCCTGGTCGGGGTGGCGCGCACCTATCCTGAGCTCGATCTGGCCGTCTCCCGCCTGTTTTATACACCGGATACCGGTTTTACCCTGAAAGGGAGCCCCTGGGAACAGGGGCTGTATCGATCCATCCCGATCCTGACCCTGATGATCAACCTGGGGCTGATCGCGCTATGGTGGTTCAACCGGCGCACTGGACGGCGTTGGCTGGGTCTCGATGGACGCCGGCTCGCCTTCTTGTTGGCATTGCTGATCCTGGTTCCGGGTCTATTGGTCAACCAGACGCTCAAGACCCACTGGGGCCGCGCACGCCCCATCAATGTCATCGCCTTCGGCGGCGACCAGCCATACACCCCTGCCTTTGTCATCTCCGTTCAGCAGGGCAAATCGTTCAGTTCTGGGCATGTCGCAGCAGCTGCCTATCTGATGGTCGTGGCCGCGACCCTGGCGGGACGGCGTTCCTTCTGGTTTGGCATGGCGCTGCTCTATACGCTCGCCGTCGGGGCCGCCCGCATCGTCGCGGGCGGTCATTTCCTGAGCGATGTCCTGACCTCCATCCTGCTGGTGTGGATGGGTCAGGGTGTGTTGCGCACGATCTTTCTCGTCGACTGGCCAGACGAAAGCCCAAAGGTCAGCGATGCAAACTGA
- a CDS encoding D-alanyl-D-alanine carboxypeptidase family protein codes for MTLIIQRLLLPLLLTLSLNIGAQGPAAPPPPELNVKGYLLIDFYSGRSLAEFNADERLEPASLTKIMTAYTVFRELASGRIKLSDPVMISENAWRTGGSKMFIEVGKQVVLEDLLKGMMIQSGNDASVALAEYVAGKVESFANLMNANAQRLGMTNSHFTNPNGLPDPELYTTARDIARVTRALIREFPQYYTWYSLPEFTYNGITQQNRNPLLKRDPTADGVKTGYTRAAGYCLVGSAKRGDMRLISVVMGAPSPKARAEASLALLNYGFRLYEADKLYPVTQPLVKLRVWAGEREEVAAVPQWDVVATIPRGQYGQLNAYVEKLPNIEAPLTRGDRLGDIVVRLGEEEILRVPLVAFEDLPKGGFWRQAKDSLLRLF; via the coding sequence ATGACTCTGATCATCCAGCGTCTGCTTTTGCCCTTGCTCCTGACGCTCAGCCTGAACATCGGCGCTCAGGGCCCCGCCGCCCCCCCGCCGCCGGAGCTCAACGTCAAGGGGTATCTATTGATCGATTTCTATAGCGGGCGGAGTCTCGCCGAGTTCAATGCCGATGAGCGGCTTGAACCCGCCAGCCTGACCAAGATCATGACCGCATATACGGTGTTCCGCGAGCTCGCCTCGGGGCGGATCAAACTCAGCGACCCAGTCATGATTAGCGAGAATGCCTGGCGTACCGGCGGTTCCAAGATGTTCATCGAGGTCGGCAAACAGGTCGTCTTGGAGGATCTGCTCAAGGGGATGATGATCCAGTCGGGTAATGACGCCAGTGTGGCCCTTGCCGAATATGTGGCCGGCAAGGTCGAGTCGTTCGCCAATCTGATGAATGCGAACGCCCAGCGGCTCGGCATGACCAATAGCCATTTCACCAATCCCAATGGCCTGCCCGACCCCGAGCTCTATACGACCGCGCGCGATATCGCCCGCGTGACCAGAGCCCTGATCCGCGAGTTTCCGCAGTATTACACCTGGTATTCGCTCCCTGAGTTCACCTACAACGGGATCACCCAGCAAAACCGCAATCCCTTGCTCAAACGCGATCCCACGGCTGACGGGGTCAAGACCGGCTATACCCGCGCCGCCGGCTATTGTTTAGTCGGTTCGGCTAAGCGCGGCGATATGCGCTTGATCTCGGTGGTCATGGGCGCCCCCAGCCCCAAGGCGCGCGCTGAGGCGAGCCTTGCCCTGCTGAACTATGGTTTTCGCCTTTATGAAGCCGATAAGCTCTATCCAGTAACCCAGCCGCTCGTCAAGCTGCGGGTTTGGGCCGGCGAGCGCGAGGAGGTGGCAGCGGTGCCCCAATGGGATGTTGTGGCTACCATCCCGCGCGGTCAGTATGGCCAGTTGAATGCCTATGTCGAGAAGCTCCCCAACATCGAGGCCCCTCTGACGCGCGGCGACCGCTTGGGTGATATAGTTGTGCGTCTAGGCGAGGAGGAGATCCTGCGCGTCCCCCTGGTTGCGTTCGAAGATCTGCCCAAGGGCGGATTCTGGCGCCAGGCCAAGGATTCGCTCTTGCGCCTGTTTTGA
- the lipB gene encoding lipoyl(octanoyl) transferase LipB: MRAFTEMRGPTTPDELWLLEHAPVFTLGQAGLPEHLLDPGTIPVIQSDRGGQVTYHGPGQLIAYLLFDLRRAGIGVRYLVERLEQAVIDLLHGYGIRGERRPGAPGVYVAEAKIAALGLRVRNGCCYHGLALNVAMDLAPFARINPCGYPGLAVTQLADHYPQVELAELSWPLARQLTRQLGLEPVGVDAD, encoded by the coding sequence ATGCGCGCCTTCACCGAGATGCGCGGGCCAACCACCCCAGATGAGCTCTGGTTGCTCGAACATGCGCCGGTCTTCACCCTCGGTCAGGCCGGGCTCCCAGAACATCTCCTCGATCCAGGCACCATCCCGGTGATCCAGAGCGACCGCGGCGGTCAGGTGACCTATCATGGCCCAGGCCAGTTGATCGCCTATCTGTTGTTCGATCTCAGGCGCGCTGGGATCGGGGTGAGGTACCTGGTCGAACGTCTGGAGCAGGCGGTCATCGACCTGCTGCATGGCTATGGTATTCGCGGCGAGCGGCGCCCGGGTGCGCCTGGGGTCTATGTGGCCGAGGCCAAGATCGCCGCCTTGGGGCTGCGGGTACGCAACGGTTGCTGTTACCACGGACTAGCACTCAATGTCGCGATGGATCTTGCTCCCTTTGCCCGGATCAACCCTTGCGGCTATCCGGGGCTTGCCGTTACCCAACTCGCCGATCACTATCCCCAGGTCGAGCTTGCCGAGTTGAGCTGGCCCTTGGCCAGACAGCTCACGCGCCAGCTCGGTCTGGAACCTGTCGGCGTCGATGCTGACTGA
- the mreD gene encoding rod shape-determining protein MreD — MKTVGKRGKRPYAAARQPIWPIALSLILALYLTILPIASWPWDYRPPWVVLTILFWCFATPRRVGIFTAFILGLLLDVLTGTLLGQHALSLSVTAYLALVVRPRIRIFPPWQQAFFVALILLSERLLTLWIIGATGQTLPSLTYWFSALAGLACWPILAWLLTPFERRLETP; from the coding sequence ATGAAGACTGTAGGCAAACGCGGCAAGCGACCCTATGCAGCAGCGCGCCAGCCGATCTGGCCGATCGCGCTGAGCTTGATCCTCGCGCTATATCTCACCATCCTGCCGATCGCGAGCTGGCCTTGGGATTATCGTCCGCCCTGGGTGGTGCTCACGATCCTATTCTGGTGTTTTGCCACCCCGCGCCGCGTCGGGATCTTCACCGCCTTTATCCTGGGTCTGCTCCTCGATGTGCTCACCGGCACCCTACTCGGCCAGCATGCCTTGAGCCTGTCGGTAACGGCCTATCTAGCGCTCGTCGTCCGCCCGCGCATCCGCATTTTTCCGCCTTGGCAGCAGGCGTTTTTTGTGGCCCTGATCCTGTTGAGCGAGCGCCTGCTCACCCTCTGGATCATCGGTGCAACAGGACAAACCCTGCCGTCGCTGACCTATTGGTTCTCGGCCCTGGCCGGTTTGGCCTGCTGGCCCATTCTAGCTTGGCTGCTGACCCCATTTGAACGGCGCCTCGAGACCCCTTGA
- a CDS encoding diguanylate cyclase domain-containing protein, which translates to MTRLLSKLAAERTGVQFHITSLRPLRPENAPFAWEIEALQSFEQGAKEWARFSTEGDRQVYRYMAPLFTEEPCLKCHRKDGYQLGDVRGGSVSPCPSSVPYPWLELMASHALVGIAGVGFIGSLGQRLQHAQQDLRRQAVFDALTNIPNRRFFIEHLFQELQPDRHEQRPLAPILCDIDDFKGYNDALGQEAGDHCLRTLAAILDKRLGGDGRFCARYGGEEFVAVLTEMTLDEARALAERLRVEILELGIWHPASPHGVLTLSIGIAATSGRGGSSYETLIQHAEAALARAKTQGRNRVEVWL; encoded by the coding sequence ATGACCCGCCTCCTATCCAAACTGGCCGCTGAGCGCACTGGCGTCCAGTTCCATATCACCAGCCTGAGGCCTCTTCGCCCCGAAAACGCGCCCTTTGCCTGGGAGATAGAGGCCTTGCAGTCCTTCGAGCAGGGTGCCAAGGAATGGGCGCGCTTTTCGACCGAGGGCGATCGCCAGGTGTATCGGTATATGGCCCCGTTGTTCACCGAAGAGCCCTGTTTGAAATGTCATCGCAAAGATGGTTATCAGCTCGGCGATGTGCGGGGGGGATCAGTATCACCCTGCCCCAGCTCAGTCCCATACCCTTGGCTGGAGCTCATGGCAAGCCATGCCCTGGTCGGCATTGCCGGCGTGGGATTCATCGGCTCATTGGGACAGCGGTTGCAACATGCTCAGCAAGATCTGCGCCGGCAGGCGGTCTTCGATGCCCTGACCAATATCCCCAACCGCCGTTTCTTCATCGAGCATTTGTTCCAGGAGCTCCAACCGGACCGTCATGAACAGCGACCCCTCGCCCCGATTCTGTGCGATATCGACGATTTCAAGGGCTATAACGACGCCCTCGGTCAGGAGGCAGGGGATCATTGTCTGCGTACCCTGGCCGCGATCCTGGATAAGCGGTTGGGGGGGGACGGTCGTTTCTGCGCCCGTTATGGCGGCGAGGAGTTCGTCGCTGTCCTGACCGAGATGACCTTGGATGAGGCGCGGGCGTTGGCCGAGCGGTTGCGTGTGGAGATCCTTGAGCTTGGGATCTGGCATCCGGCCTCGCCCCACGGGGTCCTCACCCTGAGCATCGGGATCGCGGCCACCTCTGGCCGAGGAGGGAGCAGCTATGAAACCCTGATCCAGCACGCCGAGGCGGCGCTGGCGCGCGCCAAGACCCAGGGGCGCAATCGGGTCGAGGTGTGGCTTTGA
- the rodA gene encoding rod shape-determining protein RodA, whose protein sequence is MATDPFQARGNWAVETADGGWLRRLHLDAPLLTGLLALCGFGLMVLYSAGDREWEMVERQLVRQALAFGLMLVIAQVHPLQFKRWSLTFYIFGLLMLVAVLLIGDIGKGAQRWLDFGVIRFQPSELLKLAVPMAVAWALARCPLPPRLPSILLAAILTLIPAALIAKQPDLGTALLVASAGILVLFIAGVRWRLIIGLLLLLAALVPVVWGHLHDYQRARILTFLNPQSDPLGSGYHIIQSQIAIGSGGLSGKGWLHGTQSHLEFLPERHTDFIFAVIGEEFGLTGILGLMSIYLFVIGRGLLIAARAQETYDRLLAGSLTLVFFVYLFVNTGMVSGLLPVVGVPLPLISYGGTSMVTLMAGFGMLMAIETRRSRRYQDV, encoded by the coding sequence GTGGCGACTGATCCATTCCAGGCGCGGGGCAACTGGGCGGTGGAAACAGCGGATGGTGGCTGGTTGCGCCGGCTGCATCTGGATGCGCCCCTGTTGACCGGTCTGCTTGCCCTGTGCGGTTTTGGTCTGATGGTGCTCTATAGCGCTGGTGACCGCGAATGGGAAATGGTCGAGCGCCAGCTCGTCCGTCAGGCCCTGGCCTTTGGGTTGATGCTGGTCATCGCCCAGGTCCATCCGCTCCAGTTCAAACGCTGGTCTCTCACCTTCTATATCTTCGGATTGCTGATGCTGGTGGCGGTGCTCTTGATCGGCGACATCGGCAAGGGGGCGCAGCGCTGGTTGGATTTCGGGGTCATCCGCTTTCAGCCTTCGGAACTCCTCAAGCTCGCTGTTCCCATGGCCGTGGCATGGGCACTGGCACGTTGTCCGCTGCCGCCGCGTCTGCCCAGCATCCTCCTGGCTGCGATCCTCACCCTGATCCCCGCAGCGCTGATCGCCAAGCAGCCAGATCTCGGGACCGCCCTACTGGTGGCCAGTGCCGGCATCCTGGTGCTGTTCATCGCCGGGGTACGCTGGCGCCTGATCATCGGCCTGCTCTTGCTCCTCGCTGCCCTGGTACCAGTGGTCTGGGGTCATCTGCATGACTATCAGCGAGCGCGTATCTTGACCTTTCTCAATCCCCAGTCCGATCCGCTTGGCAGCGGCTATCACATCATCCAGTCGCAGATCGCGATCGGCTCGGGCGGGCTCTCGGGCAAGGGCTGGCTGCACGGGACCCAATCGCATCTGGAGTTTTTGCCCGAGCGTCATACCGATTTTATCTTTGCCGTGATCGGCGAGGAGTTTGGTCTCACCGGGATCTTGGGGTTGATGTCAATCTATCTGTTCGTGATCGGGCGCGGCCTGTTGATCGCCGCCCGCGCCCAGGAGACCTATGACCGCTTGCTGGCCGGCAGCCTGACCCTGGTCTTTTTCGTTTATCTATTCGTCAATACCGGCATGGTCAGCGGTCTATTGCCGGTGGTCGGCGTGCCCCTGCCCTTGATCAGTTACGGTGGGACCTCAATGGTCACCCTGATGGCCGGCTTCGGGATGCTGATGGCGATCGAGACGCGGCGCAGCCGGCGCTATCAGGATGTCTGA
- the mrdA gene encoding penicillin-binding protein 2 has translation MLASSLEDRERERRLVRTRLAISALFFVLGLALILIQLYYLQIEHYDHFAVLSTENRVKIQPVPPSRGLIFDARGVLLADNHPSFSLMITIEKVRDLSATIAALKSLIAIQDSDLARFERLKRQRMRFQPVPIRQNLTAEEVARFAVDSYRFPGVEVQAELIRSYPHGLLTAHVLGYVGRINEDDLKRIDKSNYAGTNFIGKGGVELAHEDVLHGRVGYQQVEVNARGRILRTLENTPPIPGQDLYLYLDIRLQQAATEALGANRGAIVAIDPRTGGVLAMVSQPSFDPNPFVEGISKADYQALLRAPDRPLYNRAIRGQYPPGSTVKPFVGLGGLALGFITPRKTVYCPGYFSLPGQAHRFRCWRRGGHGTVDLELGIVQSCDVYFYSLANQIGVDKLHAFLTEFGFGRRTGVDVAGELAGLLPSRTWKEQVRKQPWYPGETLIMGIGQGYFLATPMQLAAATAALANKGRFIQPRLAYARRVPGATTATAFPMISRQIQIPNPGDWNTIIDAMAKVVESPRGTAKRIHSNDYRIAGKTGTSQVFTIGQKERYDAAKVPIHLRDHALFIAFAPVEDPRIAVAVLVENGGSGGATAAPIARRVIDAYLGGTPLNDPEETSGGD, from the coding sequence ATGCTCGCCAGTAGTCTCGAGGACCGCGAGCGCGAACGTCGCCTGGTCAGAACGCGCCTGGCAATCTCCGCGCTCTTCTTTGTCCTGGGGCTGGCACTGATCCTGATCCAGCTGTACTACCTCCAGATCGAGCACTATGATCATTTCGCCGTCCTCTCGACCGAGAACCGGGTCAAGATCCAGCCGGTCCCACCCAGCCGCGGGCTGATCTTCGATGCCAGGGGGGTACTGCTGGCGGATAACCATCCCTCCTTTTCCCTTATGATCACCATAGAAAAGGTCAGGGACCTCTCTGCCACCATCGCGGCATTAAAATCATTGATCGCTATCCAAGACAGCGATCTAGCGCGCTTCGAGCGTCTCAAACGCCAACGGATGCGTTTTCAGCCCGTCCCGATCCGCCAAAACCTGACCGCTGAAGAGGTGGCGCGCTTTGCGGTTGATAGCTACCGCTTTCCTGGCGTCGAGGTCCAGGCTGAGCTGATCCGCAGCTACCCCCACGGCCTGCTCACTGCCCATGTACTGGGCTATGTCGGGCGGATCAACGAGGATGACCTTAAGCGCATCGATAAAAGTAACTATGCGGGGACCAATTTCATCGGTAAGGGCGGCGTCGAACTGGCCCATGAGGATGTACTGCATGGGCGGGTCGGCTATCAGCAGGTTGAGGTCAATGCCCGCGGGCGTATCCTGCGCACCCTCGAGAACACCCCACCCATCCCTGGCCAGGATCTCTATCTCTATCTGGACATCCGCCTACAACAGGCCGCCACCGAGGCGCTCGGCGCCAACCGGGGCGCAATCGTGGCCATCGACCCGCGGACCGGCGGGGTCTTGGCGATGGTCAGCCAACCGAGCTTCGATCCCAATCCATTCGTCGAGGGGATCAGCAAGGCCGACTATCAGGCGCTGCTCCGCGCACCGGATCGCCCGCTCTACAACCGCGCCATCCGCGGTCAGTATCCGCCGGGATCAACTGTCAAGCCCTTCGTTGGTCTGGGCGGTCTGGCGCTCGGCTTCATCACCCCGCGCAAGACGGTCTATTGCCCGGGTTATTTCAGTCTTCCTGGGCAAGCGCACCGTTTTCGCTGCTGGCGGCGCGGCGGACATGGGACGGTGGATCTGGAGCTCGGCATCGTGCAATCCTGCGATGTCTATTTTTATTCCCTGGCCAATCAGATAGGCGTCGATAAGCTCCATGCTTTTCTCACCGAGTTCGGTTTTGGCCGACGCACAGGCGTGGATGTCGCCGGTGAGCTCGCCGGGCTCTTGCCCTCGCGCACCTGGAAGGAACAGGTGCGCAAACAGCCTTGGTATCCTGGTGAGACCCTGATCATGGGGATCGGTCAGGGCTATTTTTTGGCGACACCCATGCAATTGGCCGCGGCGACGGCGGCGCTCGCCAACAAGGGGCGATTTATCCAGCCGCGCCTGGCCTATGCCCGCCGGGTCCCGGGCGCTACGACCGCCACCGCCTTTCCGATGATCAGCCGTCAAATCCAGATACCCAATCCAGGCGATTGGAATACCATCATCGACGCTATGGCCAAGGTCGTGGAAAGCCCCCGTGGTACGGCCAAACGTATCCACTCCAATGATTACCGGATCGCCGGCAAGACCGGGACCTCTCAGGTGTTTACCATCGGTCAAAAAGAGCGCTATGACGCCGCCAAAGTACCTATCCATCTACGCGACCACGCGCTGTTCATCGCCTTTGCGCCGGTCGAGGATCCGCGGATCGCGGTGGCGGTGCTGGTCGAAAACGGCGGCTCCGGCGGGGCGACCGCTGCACCCATCGCCCGGCGGGTGATCGATGCCTATCTCGGTGGCACCCCGCTAAACGACCCAGAAGAGACGAGCGGTGGCGACTGA
- a CDS encoding zinc ribbon domain-containing protein, translating into MVLADRWDPSSRLCSVCGWENEMLALKDREWTCPQCGTRHDRDINAALNLKRLATATALPVASPSGNGGATAERVSAVVGKVTPVRDECAPHSGQEEHSAPVCAPS; encoded by the coding sequence TTGGTTTTAGCTGATCGCTGGGATCCGAGCAGCCGCCTGTGTTCGGTCTGTGGTTGGGAGAATGAGATGTTGGCGTTGAAGGATCGGGAATGGACGTGTCCTCAATGCGGCACGCGCCATGATCGGGACATCAATGCCGCGCTCAATCTCAAACGGCTGGCAACCGCAACTGCCCTACCCGTGGCGAGTCCGTCCGGTAACGGCGGCGCTACAGCAGAGAGGGTCTCTGCCGTAGTCGGGAAAGTCACACCTGTCAGAGACGAATGCGCTCCGCATTCGGGGCAGGAAGAGCACAGTGCGCCTGTTTGCGCACCTTCTTGA
- a CDS encoding septal ring lytic transglycosylase RlpA family protein — protein sequence MSESQIRSVSRAALASLLIGLAGCAGPGPRDDDIPPEIARIPDAVPKVEPLARSGNTPFYTFNGRRYVRLATARGYVEQGLASWYGEPFHGRLTSSGEPYDRYGMTAAHRTLPLPSYVRVTNLDNGRRVIVRVNDRGPFIEDRLIDLSYAAAVKLGIKTNGKARVKVEGIEPKRCLWPFDWFCP from the coding sequence ATGTCTGAGTCCCAGATTAGATCCGTCAGCCGCGCGGCGCTGGCCAGCCTGCTCATCGGGCTGGCGGGCTGCGCCGGTCCTGGGCCCCGCGACGATGACATCCCCCCCGAGATCGCCCGTATCCCGGATGCAGTCCCCAAGGTCGAGCCGCTGGCCCGTTCCGGCAACACCCCATTCTATACTTTCAACGGCCGACGGTATGTCAGGCTTGCCACGGCCCGCGGCTATGTCGAGCAGGGGCTGGCCTCCTGGTATGGCGAACCTTTCCACGGACGTCTCACCAGTTCGGGTGAGCCCTATGATCGCTATGGTATGACCGCGGCGCATCGCACCCTGCCGCTGCCTTCTTATGTGCGGGTCACCAATCTCGACAACGGACGGCGGGTGATCGTGCGGGTCAATGACCGCGGCCCTTTCATCGAGGATCGGCTGATCGATCTGTCCTATGCGGCAGCGGTCAAACTCGGTATCAAGACAAACGGCAAGGCACGGGTCAAGGTTGAAGGGATTGAACCCAAACGCTGCCTTTGGCCCTTTGACTGGTTCTGCCCTTGA
- the gatC gene encoding Asp-tRNA(Asn)/Glu-tRNA(Gln) amidotransferase subunit GatC gives MHLDLADIDKIAYLARLAIAPEQRARYAADLGTILDLVAQMNAVETAGVEPMAHPLAMTQRMRPDVPTESNQRERFQAIAPLTEAGLYLVPKVID, from the coding sequence ATGCACCTGGATCTAGCCGATATCGATAAGATCGCCTACCTCGCGCGTCTGGCCATCGCCCCCGAGCAGCGGGCACGTTATGCTGCAGACCTTGGCACCATCCTCGATCTGGTCGCCCAGATGAATGCAGTCGAAACGGCGGGGGTCGAGCCTATGGCCCATCCGCTGGCGATGACCCAACGGATGCGTCCCGATGTGCCCACCGAATCCAATCAGCGCGAACGCTTCCAGGCCATTGCCCCCCTGACCGAGGCCGGGCTCTATCTGGTTCCCAAGGTCATCGACTGA
- a CDS encoding rod shape-determining protein, whose translation MFLRNIRGLFSNDLSIDLGTANTLIYARGRGIVLNEPSVVAIRHERQGGTKTVVAVGEEAKQMLGRTPQNVTAIRPMKDGVIADFTVTEKMLQYFIHKVHESSMLRPSPRVLVCVPCGSTQVERRAIKESALGAGAREVYLIEEPISAALGAGLAVHEPRGCMVIDIGGGTSEVAVISLNGIVYAESVRIGGDTFDDAIINYVRRNYGIQIGEATAERIKHNIGSAFPGNEVLEISVKGRSLAEGIPRSFTLNSNEILEALQEPLSMVVQAVKMALEKTPPELGADIAERGIVLTGGGSLLRGFDRLIEEETGLPVVVAEDPLTCVARGGGMVLEMLDSQDSLLLATE comes from the coding sequence ATGTTCCTTAGAAACATTCGCGGACTGTTCTCCAATGACCTATCGATCGATCTGGGGACGGCCAACACCCTGATCTACGCGCGCGGGCGCGGCATCGTCCTCAACGAACCCTCGGTGGTTGCCATCCGGCATGAACGGCAAGGGGGCACCAAGACGGTGGTCGCCGTGGGCGAAGAGGCCAAGCAGATGCTGGGACGCACCCCGCAAAACGTCACGGCGATCCGGCCCATGAAGGACGGGGTGATCGCCGACTTCACCGTCACCGAAAAGATGCTCCAGTATTTCATCCATAAGGTGCACGAATCGAGCATGTTGCGTCCCAGCCCCAGGGTGCTTGTCTGCGTGCCCTGCGGCTCGACCCAGGTCGAGCGCCGTGCAATCAAGGAATCGGCGCTCGGCGCAGGCGCGCGCGAGGTCTATCTCATCGAGGAACCGATCTCGGCGGCGCTGGGTGCGGGGCTGGCGGTCCATGAGCCGCGCGGCTGCATGGTCATCGACATCGGCGGCGGAACATCGGAGGTCGCCGTGATCTCCTTAAACGGCATCGTCTATGCCGAATCGGTGCGCATCGGCGGCGATACCTTCGATGATGCCATCATCAACTATGTGCGCCGCAATTACGGCATCCAGATCGGCGAGGCGACTGCTGAACGGATCAAGCACAACATCGGTTCGGCCTTCCCGGGCAATGAGGTGCTGGAGATCAGCGTCAAGGGACGCAGCCTCGCCGAAGGGATACCGCGCAGTTTTACCCTAAACAGCAATGAGATCCTGGAGGCGCTCCAGGAACCCCTGTCGATGGTGGTACAGGCCGTCAAGATGGCCCTGGAAAAGACCCCCCCTGAGCTCGGGGCAGACATTGCCGAGCGAGGGATCGTCCTAACCGGCGGCGGTTCGCTCTTACGCGGATTCGACCGACTGATCGAAGAAGAGACCGGGCTGCCGGTGGTGGTGGCCGAGGACCCCTTGACCTGTGTGGCGCGCGGTGGCGGGATGGTCCTGGAGATGCTCGACAGCCAGGATAGCCTGCTCCTGGCGACCGAATAG
- the mreC gene encoding rod shape-determining protein MreC, which yields MRTLKRTATIKPLFKSGPSPHVRVILAVGAALALMVADYSEQPPELLRTALSLLTYPLQFAADRPSQLVREIRVRFVNQQRLRDENAELQRENLLLKARLQQFAALEAENARLRELLGSSLDVSDRVLIAEVMAIDLAPYRQQVMINRGSNAGVFIGQPVLDANAVMGQVIRVTPFYSVVLLITDPDHALPVEINRTGFRTIAAGRGPNLDLELLYIPKNADVQVGDLVLTSGMDGRFPPGYPVARVKTVRQDPDNPFTTVIAEPTARLDRSREVLLVWSHNENLRAQALAAEAFKPSEFSK from the coding sequence TTGCGTACGCTAAAGAGGACGGCGACCATCAAACCCCTGTTTAAGTCTGGTCCCTCACCCCATGTCCGCGTCATCCTGGCGGTAGGGGCGGCCCTCGCCCTGATGGTAGCGGACTATAGCGAGCAGCCGCCCGAACTACTGCGTACGGCGCTGTCCCTGCTCACCTATCCCCTCCAATTCGCTGCCGACCGTCCCAGCCAGCTCGTTCGCGAGATACGGGTGCGCTTTGTCAATCAACAGCGACTACGCGATGAAAACGCCGAGCTCCAGCGCGAAAACCTGCTGTTGAAGGCGAGGCTGCAGCAGTTTGCCGCACTCGAGGCCGAGAACGCCCGTCTGCGCGAACTCCTGGGCTCCTCCCTCGATGTCAGCGATCGGGTGTTGATCGCTGAGGTCATGGCGATCGACCTCGCCCCCTATCGCCAGCAGGTCATGATCAACAGGGGTTCCAATGCTGGTGTCTTTATCGGTCAACCCGTGCTCGATGCCAATGCGGTGATGGGCCAGGTCATCCGCGTCACCCCCTTCTATTCAGTCGTCCTCCTGATCACCGATCCCGATCACGCTCTACCGGTCGAGATCAATCGTACCGGTTTCAGGACCATCGCCGCTGGCCGCGGCCCCAATCTGGACCTCGAATTGCTATACATCCCCAAGAACGCCGATGTCCAGGTTGGGGATCTGGTGCTGACCTCGGGGATGGACGGGCGTTTTCCGCCTGGTTATCCAGTCGCCCGGGTCAAGACGGTGCGCCAAGACCCCGACAACCCCTTCACCACAGTCATCGCCGAGCCGACCGCTCGGCTCGATCGCAGCCGCGAGGTCTTGTTGGTCTGGAGTCATAACGAAAATCTGCGCGCTCAGGCCCTGGCCGCTGAGGCCTTCAAGCCGAGTGAATTTTCTAAATGA